A genomic stretch from Carboxydocella sporoproducens DSM 16521 includes:
- the nrfD gene encoding NrfD/PsrC family molybdoenzyme membrane anchor subunit — protein sequence MKSSEQLTKAWYGVLILLMALGGWAIIERINAGLAVTNLTSATPWGAWVAFYIFFVGLSAGSFLLSTMIFVFKMEQYEKIGRDALLVAILSMVLAMCFILLDLGRMERFWHTLRYWNFTSVLAWEVRFYVIYVGLLTAELYFSMRQDLIRVAQGTGWQASLARFLTFGSTDLSEESKQRDHRWLKILGSIGIPIAIFGVHGGTGTLFAVAKARAFWNSGLFPVIFVVSALVSGTALLLAFYVIRTKVMGREVDKDMVKSLAGLLSLFLLVDVGLEFYEFFVGAYGLEHAELATIETIFESPFSWSFWWIQMFLGVVVPLFIFFNSKLKESVKAITVGAVLVVIGILGVRFNIVVPALIVPVLHGLPWGYYYPTLIEWVSSIGIIAFGLFLYSVAIKALPIDAIEDIEDIKEGKLYGATKEVY from the coding sequence GTGAAAAGCAGCGAACAGTTGACTAAAGCCTGGTATGGGGTACTCATTTTATTAATGGCGCTCGGCGGCTGGGCGATTATCGAAAGAATTAACGCCGGATTGGCCGTTACCAATTTGACCAGTGCTACACCCTGGGGAGCCTGGGTAGCTTTCTATATCTTTTTTGTGGGTTTAAGTGCCGGTTCTTTTCTCCTGTCTACCATGATCTTCGTTTTCAAGATGGAACAGTATGAAAAAATTGGTCGGGATGCCTTGCTGGTGGCCATTCTCAGTATGGTTTTGGCCATGTGCTTTATCTTACTGGATTTGGGGAGGATGGAACGGTTCTGGCATACTCTCCGTTACTGGAATTTTACCAGTGTGCTGGCCTGGGAAGTTCGTTTTTATGTAATCTATGTTGGCTTATTAACTGCTGAACTTTACTTCTCCATGCGCCAGGATCTGATTCGGGTTGCTCAAGGCACAGGGTGGCAAGCGTCTCTGGCTCGCTTCCTTACCTTTGGCAGTACTGACCTGAGCGAAGAATCGAAACAACGGGATCATAGATGGTTGAAAATTTTAGGCTCAATCGGGATTCCCATCGCTATATTCGGAGTTCACGGTGGTACAGGAACGCTGTTTGCAGTGGCCAAAGCCCGGGCTTTCTGGAATAGCGGCCTTTTCCCGGTAATCTTTGTTGTCTCTGCTCTGGTTTCCGGTACCGCTCTGTTGCTGGCCTTTTATGTAATCCGGACCAAGGTAATGGGTCGTGAAGTCGATAAGGATATGGTCAAATCTCTGGCCGGACTTTTAAGCCTGTTCCTGCTTGTGGATGTAGGTCTGGAATTCTATGAATTCTTTGTTGGCGCCTATGGGCTGGAACATGCGGAACTGGCTACTATTGAAACTATCTTCGAGAGTCCTTTTTCCTGGTCATTCTGGTGGATACAAATGTTTTTGGGAGTAGTTGTTCCGTTATTCATTTTCTTTAACAGCAAGCTAAAAGAATCAGTTAAGGCCATTACCGTGGGAGCTGTTCTGGTAGTGATAGGTATTCTGGGTGTGCGGTTTAACATTGTAGTCCCTGCTTTAATTGTACCTGTTTTACACGGATTGCCCTGGGGCTATTACTATCCGACTTTAATCGAATGGGTCAGCAGTATTGGAATTATAGCTTTCGGTCTCTTTTTATACTCGGTAGCAATCAAGGCTTTACCGATTGATGCAATAGAAGACATCGAAGATATTAAGGAGGGAAAACTATATGGCGCAACTAAAGAAGTCTATTAA